The Streptomyces phaeolivaceus genome has a window encoding:
- a CDS encoding alginate lyase family protein encodes MSRTSPHRNTDESVPEGELGRRGLLRTAGGLTAALALGAASVATTAEAAPATFTHPGMLHAYGELNRAKVRVAAGDDPWLSGWNRLTANSHSASTWTPNPQATVIRGGTGQNYGILYNDIHAAYQNALRWRIAGTTAHGDTAVRILNAWSATLTTVTGNADRFLAAGIYGYQFANAAELMRGHSGFDLDRFRTMMLNVFYPLNNQFLTGHNDACVTNYWANWDLCTMNSILAIGILCDDGAKYDQAVNYFKTGAGNGSITHAVPYPHTDSAGYALGQWQEAGRDQGHSVMGIGLMGAFCETAWSQGDDLYGYDGNRFMKGAQYVAKYNLGQDVPFTTYTWGSGQNCAQQTHTAVSSASRGQLRPVWDLVHYHYARRRGLSVPYITAMAEQVRPEGGGGDYGSASGGYDQLGFGTLMYAK; translated from the coding sequence ATGAGCCGCACTTCCCCCCACAGGAACACCGACGAGTCCGTCCCCGAGGGCGAGTTGGGCCGTCGCGGTCTGCTCAGGACCGCCGGCGGTCTCACCGCCGCCCTCGCACTGGGCGCCGCCTCCGTCGCGACGACGGCCGAGGCGGCCCCGGCCACCTTCACCCACCCCGGCATGCTGCACGCCTACGGCGAACTCAACCGCGCCAAGGTGCGGGTGGCCGCCGGGGACGACCCCTGGCTGTCCGGCTGGAACCGGCTGACCGCCAACTCCCACTCCGCGAGCACCTGGACCCCCAACCCGCAGGCCACCGTCATCCGCGGCGGCACGGGCCAGAACTACGGCATCCTCTACAACGACATCCACGCCGCCTACCAGAACGCCCTGCGCTGGAGGATCGCCGGCACCACCGCCCACGGCGACACGGCCGTCCGTATCCTCAACGCCTGGTCGGCGACGCTCACCACCGTCACCGGCAACGCCGACCGGTTCCTGGCCGCCGGGATCTACGGCTACCAGTTCGCCAACGCCGCCGAACTCATGCGCGGCCACAGCGGATTCGACCTGGACCGCTTCAGGACGATGATGCTGAACGTCTTCTACCCGCTCAACAACCAGTTCCTGACCGGCCACAACGACGCCTGCGTCACCAACTACTGGGCCAACTGGGACCTGTGCACCATGAACTCGATCCTCGCGATCGGGATCCTGTGCGACGACGGCGCCAAGTACGACCAGGCCGTGAACTACTTCAAGACCGGCGCGGGCAACGGCTCGATCACCCACGCCGTCCCGTATCCGCACACCGACTCCGCCGGTTACGCCCTCGGCCAGTGGCAGGAGGCGGGCCGCGACCAGGGCCACAGCGTCATGGGCATCGGCCTGATGGGCGCCTTCTGCGAGACGGCCTGGTCACAGGGCGACGACCTCTACGGCTATGACGGCAACCGGTTCATGAAGGGCGCCCAGTACGTCGCCAAGTACAACCTCGGCCAGGACGTCCCCTTCACCACCTACACCTGGGGCAGCGGCCAGAACTGCGCCCAGCAGACCCACACCGCCGTCTCCTCCGCGAGCCGGGGCCAGCTCCGCCCGGTCTGGGACCTCGTCCACTACCACTACGCGCGCCGCCGGGGCCTGTCCGTCCCGTACATCACCGCCATGGCCGAACAGGTCCGCCCCGAGGGCGGCGGCGGGGACTACGGCTCCGCCAGCGGCGGCTACGACCAGCTGGGCTTCGGCACGCTCATGTACGCCAAGTAG
- a CDS encoding carboxylesterase/lipase family protein produces the protein MAADRQDGPVVRTPYGDVRGTYVDRDGHPDRIAVFRGIPYAAPPFGPRRFRPPVPPEPWAGVRDALAFGPTPPKPPYSEAFARYLSDPVVPGDDCLNLNVWTPRPDPGARLPVMVFLHGGALTRGSSAVPVYDGAAFARDGVVLVSVNYRLGVEGYGLFPDAPPNLGLRDQLAALEWVRESIAAFGGDPDRVTLFGQSAGAISVGALLAVPRARGLFRRAVLQSGPPEALDRDKVRRMVRRMANRLKVPATAEAFAAVDRSVLVEAQTEVGRLGSPVLGGPAFGIVVDGDLLPTDPLRALTEHGAAPGVDLLMGWTRDEHRLWLVPGGLQERVDRLGTVALAGARARCHCGPEVPRGYRDLHPDKGTADLVGQLVTDHLLRVPLHRVADARLGQERARSYLYEFAWSSGVPGLGSCHALELGFVFDTGDTPASAKLAGDHAPRDLATALHSAWVRFATDGTPGWPAWHAGHPVRVFDTPEAPGGDRIVLGPYDPELALWDADARRPRRVQGAGTFVTSGGGPLPALRRFRRTP, from the coding sequence ATGGCGGCAGACCGGCAGGACGGCCCCGTGGTCAGGACGCCGTACGGGGACGTACGCGGCACCTACGTGGACCGGGACGGCCACCCGGACCGGATCGCGGTCTTCCGGGGCATCCCGTACGCGGCCCCGCCCTTCGGCCCCCGCCGGTTCCGCCCGCCCGTGCCGCCCGAGCCCTGGGCGGGGGTGCGGGACGCCCTCGCCTTCGGTCCGACGCCTCCGAAACCGCCGTACTCGGAGGCGTTCGCCCGCTATCTGTCGGACCCCGTCGTGCCGGGCGACGACTGCCTCAACCTGAACGTGTGGACGCCGCGGCCGGACCCCGGGGCCCGGCTGCCCGTCATGGTCTTCCTGCACGGCGGCGCCCTCACCCGGGGCTCGTCGGCGGTCCCCGTCTACGACGGCGCCGCCTTCGCCCGCGACGGCGTGGTGCTGGTCTCCGTCAACTACCGCCTGGGCGTGGAGGGTTACGGCCTCTTCCCGGACGCCCCGCCCAACCTCGGACTGCGCGACCAGCTGGCCGCCCTGGAGTGGGTGCGGGAGTCGATCGCCGCGTTCGGCGGCGACCCGGACCGGGTGACCCTGTTCGGCCAGTCGGCGGGCGCCATCAGCGTCGGCGCGCTGCTGGCCGTCCCCCGGGCGCGGGGGCTGTTCCGGCGGGCCGTGCTGCAGAGCGGCCCGCCCGAGGCGCTGGACCGGGACAAGGTGCGCCGGATGGTCCGGCGGATGGCGAACCGGCTGAAGGTCCCGGCGACCGCCGAGGCCTTCGCCGCCGTGGACCGCTCCGTCCTCGTCGAGGCGCAGACCGAGGTCGGCAGGCTCGGCAGCCCGGTGCTGGGCGGCCCCGCCTTCGGCATCGTCGTCGACGGCGATCTGCTGCCCACCGACCCGCTGCGGGCCCTGACCGAGCACGGCGCGGCCCCCGGGGTCGACCTCCTCATGGGCTGGACCCGCGACGAACACCGCCTCTGGCTGGTCCCCGGCGGCCTCCAGGAACGCGTCGACCGCCTCGGCACGGTCGCCCTCGCCGGTGCCCGCGCCCGCTGCCACTGCGGCCCCGAGGTCCCGCGCGGCTACCGCGACCTCCACCCCGACAAGGGCACCGCCGACCTGGTCGGCCAACTCGTCACCGACCACCTCCTGCGCGTCCCCCTGCACCGGGTGGCGGACGCCCGCCTCGGCCAGGAGCGGGCCCGGTCCTACCTCTACGAGTTCGCCTGGTCCTCCGGCGTCCCCGGCCTCGGCTCCTGCCACGCCCTCGAACTCGGCTTCGTCTTCGACACCGGCGACACCCCCGCCTCCGCCAAGCTCGCCGGTGACCACGCCCCGCGCGATCTCGCCACGGCCCTGCACTCCGCCTGGGTCCGCTTCGCGACGGACGGCACGCCCGGCTGGCCCGCCTGGCACGCCGGGCATCCGGTCCGGGTCTTCGACACCCCGGAGGCCCCGGGCGGCGACCGGATCGTCCTCGGCCCCTACGACCCCGAGCTGGCCCTCTGGGACGCGGACGCGCGACGGCCCCGCAGAGTCCAGGGCGCCGGCACCTTCGTCACCTCCGGCGGAGGGCCCCTCCCGGCCCTGCGCCGCTTCCGCCGGACTCCCTGA
- a CDS encoding GbsR/MarR family transcriptional regulator yields the protein MPGGRLTQQERQQIALGLADGLAYAEIARRLDRPTSTVTREVMRNGGPTAYRADLAHRATERRAHRRRQTTSREARTPEQAHGRDAEAVREYEETFTTVMMASGMPTMMARVMACLTLTDSGSLTAAELAQRLQVSPASISKAIAYLDSQGMVRREQGERRRERYVVDDDVWYQSMIASARALARIVEIARQGVGVLGAGTPASSRLENVARFLDFVGESSIRAAEQAREILHTKPRTPTAEADDTAEPGTGPGTGPGTGPGTGPGTGPGTGPGTGRG from the coding sequence ATGCCGGGAGGCAGGCTCACTCAGCAGGAACGCCAGCAGATCGCACTGGGGCTGGCCGACGGCCTCGCCTACGCCGAGATCGCCAGACGGCTCGACCGCCCGACGTCGACGGTCACCCGTGAGGTGATGCGCAACGGCGGCCCCACCGCCTATCGCGCCGACCTCGCCCACCGGGCCACCGAGCGCCGCGCGCACCGGCGCCGCCAGACCACCTCCCGGGAGGCCCGGACGCCCGAGCAGGCCCATGGGCGTGACGCCGAGGCCGTACGCGAGTACGAGGAGACGTTCACGACCGTCATGATGGCCTCGGGCATGCCCACGATGATGGCGCGGGTGATGGCCTGCCTCACCCTCACCGACTCCGGCAGCCTCACCGCGGCCGAACTGGCGCAGCGCCTCCAGGTCAGCCCGGCGTCCATCTCCAAGGCGATCGCCTACCTCGACAGCCAGGGCATGGTCCGCCGGGAGCAGGGCGAACGCCGCCGGGAGCGGTATGTCGTCGACGACGACGTCTGGTACCAGTCCATGATCGCCAGCGCCCGTGCCCTCGCCCGGATCGTCGAGATCGCCCGTCAGGGCGTGGGCGTCCTCGGCGCCGGCACCCCTGCCTCCTCCCGGCTGGAGAACGTCGCCCGTTTCCTCGACTTCGTCGGCGAGAGCTCCATCCGCGCCGCGGAACAGGCCCGCGAGATCCTCCACACCAAGCCGCGCACCCCCACGGCCGAGGCGGACGACACGGCCGAGCCCGGTACGGGGCCCGGTACGGGGCCCGGTACGGGGCCCGGTACGGGGCCCGGTACCGGGCCCGGTACGGGGCCCGGTACGGGGCGCGGATAA
- a CDS encoding DUF4097 family beta strand repeat-containing protein: MQKFDTPAPIAAVLNITAGRVQLIAADRADTTVEVRPANASKSRDIRAAEETTVDYRDGVLRIDAPKARNELFGPSGTLEVTVQLPSGSRVEAKAAAAEFRGVGRLGDVAIDGAHGRVKLDEAASARLNLLAGDALVGRLDGPADITSGKGDLRVTEAVRGTVSLRTGHGEISIGAATGVSASLDAGTSYGRVRNTLKNSEGATAQLDIRATTGYGDIDARSL; this comes from the coding sequence ATGCAGAAGTTCGACACCCCCGCCCCGATCGCCGCGGTCCTCAACATCACCGCAGGGCGCGTCCAGCTCATCGCGGCCGACCGGGCCGACACCACCGTCGAGGTCCGGCCCGCCAACGCCTCCAAGAGCCGTGACATCAGGGCCGCCGAGGAGACCACGGTCGACTACCGCGACGGAGTGCTGCGGATCGACGCCCCGAAAGCCAGGAACGAGTTGTTCGGCCCCTCCGGAACCCTGGAGGTCACCGTGCAACTGCCGTCCGGCTCCCGGGTCGAGGCGAAGGCCGCCGCCGCCGAGTTCCGCGGCGTCGGACGGCTGGGCGATGTGGCCATCGACGGCGCGCACGGACGGGTCAAGCTCGACGAGGCCGCGAGCGCCCGTCTGAACCTGCTGGCCGGCGACGCCCTGGTGGGCCGCCTGGACGGCCCCGCCGACATCACCAGCGGCAAGGGCGACCTGCGGGTCACCGAGGCCGTGCGCGGCACCGTCTCCCTGCGCACCGGGCACGGCGAGATCTCCATCGGCGCCGCCACCGGGGTCTCGGCCTCGCTGGACGCCGGCACCTCCTACGGCCGCGTCCGCAACACGCTCAAGAACAGCGAGGGCGCCACCGCCCAGCTCGACATCCGCGCGACCACCGGCTACGGCGACATCGACGCCCGCAGCCTCTGA
- a CDS encoding ATP-binding cassette domain-containing protein has protein sequence MTDPAIAAHGLRKSYGDKVVLDGIDLTVPEGTIFSLLGPNGAGKTTAVKILSTLISAGPGSGAILVGGHDLVADPQAVRAAIGVTGQFSAVDGLITGEENMLLMADLHHLTRAEGRRVTAELLERFDLVEAAKKPASTYSGGMKRRLDIAMTLVGAPRIIFLDEPTTGLDPRSRHNMWQIIRELVSDGVTVFLTTQYLEEADELADRIAVLNNGKIAAEGSAEELKRLIPGGHVRLRFTDPDAYRAAASALREVTRDHEALALQLPSGGTQRELRAVLDQLDSAGIEADELTVHTPDLDDVFFALTGPTTATGTAPTTVTGTVPNQPKENAR, from the coding sequence ATGACCGACCCGGCCATCGCGGCGCACGGGCTGCGCAAGTCCTACGGCGACAAGGTCGTCCTCGACGGCATCGACCTGACCGTCCCCGAGGGCACGATCTTCTCCCTGCTGGGCCCGAACGGCGCGGGCAAGACCACCGCCGTCAAGATCCTCTCCACCCTCATCTCCGCCGGCCCCGGCTCCGGCGCGATCCTCGTCGGCGGCCACGACCTCGTCGCCGATCCGCAGGCGGTGCGTGCGGCGATCGGGGTGACCGGGCAGTTCTCCGCCGTCGACGGGCTGATCACCGGCGAGGAGAACATGCTCCTCATGGCCGACCTGCACCACCTGACCAGGGCCGAGGGGCGACGGGTCACCGCCGAACTCCTGGAGCGCTTCGACCTGGTGGAGGCCGCGAAGAAGCCCGCCTCCACCTACTCCGGCGGCATGAAGCGCCGCCTGGACATCGCCATGACCCTGGTCGGCGCCCCGAGGATCATCTTCCTCGACGAACCCACCACCGGCCTCGACCCCCGCTCCCGCCACAACATGTGGCAGATCATCCGCGAACTCGTCTCCGACGGCGTCACCGTCTTCCTCACCACCCAGTACCTCGAAGAGGCCGACGAACTCGCCGACCGCATCGCGGTGCTGAACAACGGCAAGATCGCCGCCGAAGGCAGCGCCGAGGAACTCAAGCGCCTCATCCCCGGCGGGCACGTCCGCCTCCGTTTCACCGACCCGGACGCCTACCGCGCCGCCGCCTCCGCGCTGCGCGAGGTCACCCGGGACCACGAGGCCCTCGCCCTCCAGCTCCCCAGCGGCGGCACCCAGCGCGAACTGCGCGCCGTCCTGGACCAGTTGGACTCCGCCGGCATCGAGGCCGACGAACTCACCGTGCACACCCCCGACCTCGACGACGTGTTCTTCGCCCTGACCGGCCCGACCACTGCCACGGGCACCGCCCCGACCACCGTCACGGGCACCGTCCCCAACCAGCCCAAGGAGAACGCCCGATGA